GAAACAACATTTCCAAttcttaaattaatattactacTTAATGACGATTCTAAAGTAgagtaattatttaaattggATGTACAACTTGTATTGGAAGAAATCTGTGACTGTAATCCTAATTCAGGATTCCAACTTAAAACTTGTTGAATTGATAAtgtttttgatttaaaagatCCATcctaaataaaatttctaagaAAAGATATAAGGTACTTACCGGTTCAACAAATCTAACCTTTACATGTCCAACTtcttcatttatattaacaaCAGTAGCACTTTGCTTAGTCTTATTGGAGCGAAGAATGTTAATTGACATTCCAATTATTATCGTAATCAtcttcaattaaaaataaaaaaagtttttcaatattaaatatttgagGAAATAACAACTAACAATGAAATTTTCGCTGCTGGACACCAAGGAATGGatcaaaagaatttttaataaaatttgaattatgttcaaatattaaattagaaGTGTATTCACGATGAACTATATTAAACGATTAGatatatagtaataaaaatcagGTAATGTTGTGTCAAAAGGTaactttatcatttataataaaagtttaactgcttcctttattataaaaaatgttacctattttatcttgatttatttatagaaaaaaagaagaatttataagaaaatttttggAAGAATGatactttttattagaaaaattctaatttccatcatttattatattttgtcattttataacaatttttattggaAAAAAGGATGTCTGCATGtaagcaattttttttattaatttttcatttatttagaTAGGAAAAGTTCTTTTGGAATTCAACTAAatgttgaaaatttatttaatgacaGTAACAAAAAAGTtccaattttattttctgaGAAAACTAGTACCGAATCGAAAATGGATAGGTTGTTCTTCAATTACCAACAAAAGAGTAGTAGTGAAATTAACGAAGATGTTTCAAAAAACATGACTTCAATATCGATGTCtgatgaaaataattgtaatttttcGAGCAGTGACAATCTCTCTTACAAAGAGTATGAAGAAAATAATCTAGTACATTCCTTTACTTTTGCTTTACCAAATATTGATGAAATTGGTTTGGAAAATTCAAATCAGTTAAATCTTTTTAGTGATGATAGTGGAATAATAACCAATAATAAAACTTCTTCAGATTGTTGTGATAATGATGAAAATGTTTCTTTGCAAAGTTTTCCTTCAactttaacattaaattcaGATGAGTTTACATCCTATATTTTGAATTGTCCAGGTATTTCATCTGATGAAGAAAATAGTGATGAGTCGTACATTAGTGGGTTCATAGACACATCAGAAGATGAAATTTTACCTTGTGATATTTCTCAAGATGATTTATTAGATGGTTATTGTACACCAGTATCTAGTCAATGGAGTTATGAtgaatagatttttttttaaatcctGCATacactttaaaattttttttaccttttatTTAGTTGTGTCTACACATAGTATGATGTgtgaaatattttgtaaattttttacttttttgaAATGTATTAACCACGTTAagaaataaactttatttctaaaatcaatttaaaaaaaattgcaattaatatatatacctaattttttattaaaatatgatatataaCTATTGGACAAACTTCACTAATTATTTGTTTAGTTACaatcataaatattatatcgggggtgtattatttttgtagAAATATTCTTTGCTAAATAAcgtcttttttaaaaagttatttaagaGTAGAATTGCTATtcaaataaagttatttacAGATACTATATACTTGTTATATTATTGGCTTCATATACCCCAAAGTCATAGAAGAATTCGTAATGACCACGGAAGTATTTGAAAGCTCTTTTAGGAACATGAAAGtttatagttttattattaaaaagatatccACCTTTTGGACATTCCAATTTAAAAGCTATAAAAGGATCTATAAAAGATAGTTCAAAGTCAGATCCATACATTGAAAAAAAACCATTCTTATCTGTTTTACCTCTTGCTAATACATCATCcgaaaatactaaaaaaatacttgAAAAAATGATACTATAACATACCATCTTCTTCCATCAATTGAATTGGTAAATCTTTCAATGGATTTCCTTTACACAAAAAACGTCCAGTTACTTCTATGCTTTGCTTAATTCCAAACGatgataaaattgaaatagtATTAAGACAGAAAAACAGAATACAAAAAtgtgttttaataaaaaatgttcttttcattttatataatcaatTAATCTAAAgataaaacataaatatttaaaaaaaaattgattaattgataaataaatattcaaatattatcaaaaattatttcatagaaaaaatatatgtttgttcaatttattttttttaaaattttagaaagtTCTATTTCTCCGTAGTTATAGTAATAACTATTGTAAAGTTTATAGATTTCAAACAAATCACTTGAAACATAGAATATTTTGGTATCATGAGTTGAAGATCTATAATGAGTAGGGCATGTATATGTAAACGAAATATATGGTTCAATTCGGCTATACTCATCATCATTtccttttaataaaaaatatccaTTTTCATCAGTATACATTTCATCTAATAATGTGCTActaaatactaaaaaatattagaaacatttattataattaccGTCTTCTTCATAAAGCTTTACTTTTATATGTGATAGCGGTTTTCCTTCACAAAGAATCCTCCCACTAACATCTATATATTGAACCATTCCATTGATATCTTGAaaaattagaagaaaaagtaaaagtttatacattaagataataaaataaatatttttttgttttatcatttactaattaataaaagacaaaattaaaattattttatctttcaaattttggttaaaaaaatttttttaaataatgtaatttattttatataaatttttattgtaattgtaatacaatttaaaattaagaatgtttattgttataagaaattataaatacaaataaGAAATCCACATAGTACAATGAATGAAGAAATCTTACAAAAGCATTATGAAACATTATTTGCTCTTGAAACATTGAATAAGAttatacaattaatttttatttgtgttgcttttttatttctattaaaaattatatttattataattctaattaaaaaatgttcaaGAAACAGTTCGAATGGTAATACAGTACTATCAAAAACAATCCTTCAAATGCCACCAAGATATTTTCTCAACACATCTTTCGATGACACctaaatagaaataaaattttgtgaaaattgattaataaatgtttaaaaaacaatataatgatttattttaaattcataGTAATAAGTAAGAaactaatttaaataaaataataaattaaccATTAAATGTTTACACacaatttattcatttttttgattatacaACGCTTCTTGTTGTTTTATTCTCAATATG
This Strongyloides ratti genome assembly S_ratti_ED321, chromosome : 2 DNA region includes the following protein-coding sequences:
- a CDS encoding Transthyretin-like family-containing protein — its product is MKRTFFIKTHFCILFFCLNTISILSSFGIKQSIEVTGRFLCKGNPLKDLPIQLMEEDVFSDDVLARGKTDKNGFFSMYGSDFELSFIDPFIAFKLECPKGGYLFNNKTINFHVPKRAFKYFRGHYEFFYDFGVYEANNITSI